The following coding sequences are from one Sulfitobacter sp. HNIBRBA3233 window:
- the mraZ gene encoding division/cell wall cluster transcriptional repressor MraZ: MSRRFRGESHNKVDTKGRVSIPASFRRVLEANDPNWKSGETPELVIVYGDHRRSYLECYTMAAIDEVDDKIDALPRGSMERKMLQRLFHGQSFPTTVDETGRLVLPAKLRQKIGLENEAFFIAAGDTFQIWKPETYETEEKAREEEWLDELPDDFDPLVFLDGQPGA, translated from the coding sequence GTGAGCCGACGGTTCAGAGGCGAGAGCCACAACAAGGTCGATACGAAGGGGCGGGTGTCTATCCCGGCCTCTTTTCGGCGTGTGTTGGAGGCAAACGACCCGAACTGGAAATCCGGCGAGACACCCGAGCTTGTGATCGTCTACGGCGATCACCGCCGCAGCTACCTTGAATGCTACACAATGGCCGCCATCGACGAGGTCGATGACAAGATCGACGCGCTTCCGCGCGGGTCGATGGAGCGCAAGATGCTGCAACGCCTGTTTCACGGGCAGTCGTTCCCCACGACTGTCGATGAAACCGGCCGTCTGGTCCTGCCGGCCAAGCTGCGCCAGAAGATCGGGCTCGAGAACGAGGCGTTTTTCATCGCGGCGGGTGACACCTTCCAGATCTGGAAGCCCGAAACCTACGAAACCGAAGAGAAGGCCCGCGAGGAAGAGTGGCTCGACGAGCTGCCGGATGATTTCGATCCGCTGGTGTTCCTGGACGGTCAACCGGGAGCGTAA
- a CDS encoding Mrp/NBP35 family ATP-binding protein codes for MPLTKDDVLSALERIKLPDGKSLVAHDIVRALTVDGSTVRFVIEAPSAEVAKAMGPLRDAAEKLVASLPGVEKASVALTAHGPAPKAPAAPSLKIGGHPKPQDGPTKPAGVQRIIAIGSGKGGVGKSTVSSNLAVALARQGRKVGLLDADIYGPSQPRMMGINKRPGSPDGKTIIPLKAHGVTLMSIGFMMEEGKAVVWRGPMLMGALQQMLGQVEWGELDVLLVDLPPGTGDVQLTLCTKSELSGAIVVSTPQDVALIDARKALDMFATLKTPVLGLIENMSMFVCPDCGSQHEIFGQGGVRAEAEKMGVPLLGSLPIDLETRLAGDSGTPVAAGDGPMADAYARMAEGLIRGGMA; via the coding sequence ATGCCGCTGACGAAAGACGACGTACTCTCTGCTCTCGAACGGATCAAGCTGCCGGACGGGAAGAGCCTTGTTGCGCATGACATTGTGCGGGCGCTTACCGTGGACGGATCGACCGTCCGCTTCGTGATCGAGGCACCCTCGGCAGAGGTTGCCAAGGCGATGGGCCCGTTGCGCGATGCGGCGGAGAAACTGGTCGCGTCGCTGCCCGGCGTGGAAAAGGCCTCTGTGGCGCTGACAGCGCACGGCCCCGCGCCCAAAGCCCCGGCCGCGCCCAGTCTGAAGATCGGGGGCCATCCCAAGCCTCAGGATGGTCCGACCAAGCCCGCCGGCGTCCAGCGGATCATCGCGATCGGGTCTGGCAAGGGCGGTGTCGGCAAATCGACTGTATCGTCGAACCTTGCGGTGGCCCTCGCGCGGCAGGGGCGCAAGGTTGGTCTGCTGGATGCCGACATCTACGGTCCCTCGCAGCCCCGCATGATGGGGATCAACAAACGTCCGGGCAGCCCCGATGGCAAAACGATCATTCCGCTGAAGGCGCATGGGGTGACGTTGATGTCGATCGGTTTCATGATGGAAGAGGGCAAGGCCGTCGTCTGGCGCGGCCCCATGCTGATGGGTGCGCTGCAGCAGATGCTGGGGCAGGTGGAATGGGGTGAGCTGGATGTGCTGCTCGTGGATCTGCCGCCCGGCACCGGCGATGTGCAACTGACGCTGTGCACAAAGTCCGAGCTGTCCGGTGCGATCGTCGTGTCGACCCCGCAGGACGTGGCGCTGATCGACGCGCGCAAGGCGCTGGACATGTTTGCCACGCTCAAAACACCGGTTCTGGGCCTGATCGAGAATATGTCGATGTTCGTCTGCCCCGACTGCGGCAGCCAGCACGAGATTTTCGGTCAGGGCGGCGTGCGGGCCGAGGCCGAGAAAATGGGCGTGCCGCTGTTGGGCAGCCTGCCCATCGACCTTGAGACCCGTCTGGCGGGGGATTCGGGCACACCAGTCGCGGCCGGCGATGGCCCGATGGCCGACGCCTACGCGCGCATGGCCGAAGGTCTAATCCGGGGTGGGATGGCCTGA
- the rsmH gene encoding 16S rRNA (cytosine(1402)-N(4))-methyltransferase RsmH, producing the protein MAATDPSKEPHLPVLLRPLLEAVAPVSGVWLDGTFGAGGYTRGLLEAGASRVIAVDRDPLAFELAAGWADAYGDRIVMQRGVFSKMDEYGQDLDGVVLDLGVSSMQLDLAERGFSFMRDGPLDMRMSQEGPSAADIVNEASEEDIANILFLYGEERASRRIAKAIGRARAEAPITRTLELAALIEGCLPRSKPGQSHPATRSFQGLRIAVNNEYGELFEGLMAAERALKPGGQLAVVTFHSVEDRMVKRFLTDRAGAGGNANRFAPQIETEPPQFTIEKRKAIGPDAAELEENPRSRSAKLRVARRTDAPAGTVDPKTIGMPMMRGKKT; encoded by the coding sequence ATGGCTGCCACCGACCCTTCAAAAGAACCCCACCTTCCCGTCCTGCTGCGACCTCTGCTTGAGGCTGTGGCGCCGGTCTCCGGTGTCTGGCTGGACGGAACGTTCGGGGCGGGCGGCTACACGCGCGGCTTGCTGGAGGCTGGCGCCTCCCGCGTGATCGCGGTGGACCGTGACCCGCTGGCGTTCGAACTGGCCGCAGGCTGGGCCGATGCCTACGGCGACCGGATCGTGATGCAGCGCGGTGTCTTCTCGAAAATGGACGAATACGGCCAGGACCTTGACGGTGTGGTGCTGGATCTCGGGGTCTCGTCCATGCAGCTTGATCTGGCAGAGCGCGGTTTTTCGTTCATGCGCGACGGCCCGCTGGATATGCGGATGAGCCAGGAAGGGCCGTCGGCTGCCGATATCGTCAACGAGGCTTCGGAAGAGGACATCGCGAATATCCTGTTTCTCTACGGAGAGGAGCGCGCAAGCCGCCGCATCGCCAAGGCCATCGGACGGGCGCGGGCCGAGGCCCCGATCACCCGCACGCTTGAGCTTGCCGCGTTGATCGAAGGGTGCCTGCCGCGCTCCAAACCCGGCCAGAGCCATCCCGCGACCCGCAGCTTTCAGGGGCTGCGCATCGCGGTGAACAACGAATACGGCGAGCTTTTCGAGGGCCTGATGGCTGCGGAACGGGCGTTGAAACCGGGCGGTCAGCTGGCGGTGGTGACCTTCCATTCGGTCGAGGACCGGATGGTCAAACGGTTCCTGACGGACAGGGCCGGAGCGGGCGGAAACGCCAACCGTTTCGCCCCGCAGATCGAGACAGAGCCGCCGCAGTTCACCATCGAAAAGCGCAAGGCCATCGGGCCGGACGCCGCCGAGCTGGAGGAAAATCCGCGCAGCCGTTCGGCAAAGCTGCGGGTGGCGCGGCGCACCGACGCGCCCGCAGGCACGGTTGATCCAAAGACCATCGGCATGCCGATGATGAGGGGAAAGAAGACATGA